From a region of the Agromyces ramosus genome:
- a CDS encoding siderophore-interacting protein gives MAKPGYRVFETVVGEIERMSPHFVRVTFRSDDLRDVGWDGPDQRIKVVLPVDGTDGTDGGYDGMLRGDDWLASWRALADERRNPIRTYTIRGARPEFGELVVDFVAHGDSGPASRWIAAARVGDPMLLVAPDATSEEPSGGWEWNPGAARTLLIAGDETAVPAMSVILEQLPADARGAVFLEVPDAADALELVAPDGVEVRWLAREPGSEAYGASLVEAVTGWADAWAASNAASNALLAAADAELPALTDEELVWEVPEARADDGLYAWLAGEASAITTLRRHLVKELGIDRRQVAFMGYWKLGRAEG, from the coding sequence ATGGCCAAGCCCGGATACCGCGTCTTCGAGACCGTCGTCGGCGAGATCGAGCGGATGTCCCCGCACTTCGTGCGCGTGACGTTCCGATCCGACGACCTTCGCGACGTCGGGTGGGACGGCCCCGACCAGCGCATCAAGGTCGTGCTGCCGGTGGACGGCACCGATGGCACCGACGGCGGCTACGACGGGATGCTCCGTGGCGACGACTGGCTCGCGTCGTGGCGGGCGCTCGCCGACGAGCGGCGCAACCCGATCCGCACGTACACGATCCGCGGTGCGCGTCCCGAGTTCGGCGAGCTCGTCGTCGACTTCGTCGCGCACGGCGACAGCGGCCCAGCGTCGCGCTGGATCGCCGCAGCCCGCGTCGGCGACCCGATGCTGCTCGTGGCCCCCGACGCCACGAGCGAGGAACCCTCCGGTGGCTGGGAGTGGAATCCCGGTGCCGCTCGCACCCTGCTCATCGCGGGCGACGAGACGGCCGTTCCTGCGATGAGCGTGATCCTCGAGCAGCTGCCCGCCGACGCTCGCGGCGCCGTGTTCCTCGAGGTGCCCGACGCTGCCGACGCGCTCGAGCTCGTCGCGCCCGACGGCGTCGAGGTGCGCTGGCTCGCTCGCGAGCCCGGGAGCGAGGCATACGGTGCGAGCCTCGTCGAGGCCGTCACGGGCTGGGCCGATGCCTGGGCCGCGTCGAACGCCGCGTCGAACGCGCTTCTGGCCGCCGCCGACGCCGAGCTGCCGGCGCTCACCGACGAGGAACTCGTGTGGGAGGTGCCGGAGGCCCGAGCCGACGACGGACTCTACGCGTGGCTCGCCGGCGAGGCATCCGCCATCACGACCCTGCGACGTCACCTCGTGAAGGAGCTCGGCATCGACCGGCGCCAGGTGGCGTTCATGGGGTATTGGAAGCTCGGCCGCGCCGAGGGGTAG
- a CDS encoding Fe-S oxidoreductase produces the protein MLRIRLTDSPVSRAGYWWATLVGFIWGFIWSTGPIERRHGLIIFSGMPKWTFGRGGSCVGGCYLTGRNTGERVLGHEAVHRRQWRTYGMLFPLLYLIAGRNPLKNRFEIEAGLEAGGYLPTPRRGRASNTP, from the coding sequence ATGCTGCGCATCCGCCTCACCGACTCCCCGGTCAGCCGCGCCGGCTACTGGTGGGCGACCCTCGTGGGCTTCATCTGGGGCTTCATCTGGAGCACCGGGCCGATCGAGCGCCGGCACGGGCTCATCATCTTCTCCGGCATGCCGAAGTGGACCTTCGGCCGCGGCGGCTCGTGCGTCGGCGGGTGCTATCTCACCGGCCGCAACACCGGCGAGCGGGTGCTCGGCCACGAAGCGGTGCACCGGCGGCAGTGGCGGACGTACGGCATGCTCTTCCCGCTGCTGTACCTCATCGCCGGGCGCAACCCGCTGAAGAACCGCTTCGAGATCGAGGCGGGGCTCGAGGCGGGCGGCTACCTGCCTACCCCTCGGCGCGGCCGAGCTTCCAATACCCCATGA
- a CDS encoding dihydrolipoyl dehydrogenase family protein: MEREVDVVVVGGGPVGENAADRARAAGLEVVLVEQELVGGECSYWACVPSKTLLRSAAALRAAQRVDGAKQAVTGSLDVAAVLARRDYWVSDWNDQGGADWLDSVGIGLERGHGRLDGERRVVVERPDGSRLTLIARHAVAVATGSDPVVPRIAGLAEARPWTSRDATSVKHPPARLAIIGGGVVAVEMATAFAGFGTEVTVLARSGLLGGMEPFAGEAVAAGLRGLGASMHLGAQPAKVERNDADEVVITLDDGRVITADEVLVATGRRPRTGTLGLETVGLEPGDWIDVDDTMLARGANGNADAPWLYAVGDVNHRALLTHQGKYQARATGDLIAARALGRPVDTAPWGTHVATADHSAVPQVVFAEPECVSVGLTAAGAEREGRTVRVVDVPMQSASGAGILADGYEGAARLVVDLERGTVIGATFVGQDVAELLQSATIAIVGEVPIARLWHAVPAFPTMSEVWLRLLEALGRPADASADARASESRESADDAESAA; this comes from the coding sequence ATGGAACGCGAAGTTGACGTCGTCGTCGTCGGAGGCGGACCGGTCGGCGAGAACGCCGCCGACCGCGCACGGGCCGCCGGGCTCGAGGTCGTGCTCGTCGAGCAGGAGCTCGTGGGGGGCGAGTGCTCGTACTGGGCGTGCGTGCCGTCGAAGACGCTGTTGCGGAGCGCCGCCGCCCTGCGCGCCGCGCAGCGGGTCGACGGCGCGAAGCAGGCGGTCACGGGCAGCCTCGACGTCGCCGCGGTGCTCGCACGACGTGACTACTGGGTCTCCGACTGGAACGACCAGGGCGGAGCCGACTGGCTCGACAGTGTCGGCATCGGCCTCGAGCGCGGGCACGGTCGACTCGACGGCGAGCGCCGCGTGGTCGTCGAGCGGCCCGACGGAAGCCGGCTCACGCTCATCGCCCGCCACGCCGTCGCGGTGGCCACGGGCTCCGATCCCGTCGTGCCGCGCATCGCCGGGCTCGCCGAGGCGCGACCGTGGACGAGTCGGGACGCGACGAGCGTGAAGCATCCGCCCGCTCGCCTCGCGATCATCGGCGGCGGCGTCGTCGCCGTGGAGATGGCGACGGCCTTCGCGGGGTTCGGCACCGAGGTGACCGTGCTCGCCCGCAGCGGCCTGCTCGGCGGCATGGAACCGTTCGCCGGCGAGGCGGTGGCAGCAGGACTGCGCGGACTCGGGGCATCCATGCACCTCGGAGCGCAGCCCGCGAAGGTCGAGCGCAACGACGCCGACGAGGTCGTGATCACCCTCGATGACGGCCGCGTCATCACCGCCGACGAGGTGCTCGTCGCCACCGGACGCAGACCCCGCACCGGCACGCTCGGCCTCGAGACCGTCGGGCTCGAACCCGGCGACTGGATCGACGTCGACGACACGATGCTCGCGCGCGGCGCGAACGGCAACGCAGACGCGCCCTGGCTGTACGCCGTCGGCGATGTCAACCACCGGGCGCTGCTGACCCACCAGGGCAAGTACCAGGCGCGCGCGACCGGCGACCTGATCGCCGCGCGTGCGCTCGGGAGGCCGGTCGACACGGCGCCATGGGGCACGCATGTCGCCACGGCCGACCATTCCGCGGTGCCGCAGGTGGTGTTCGCCGAACCCGAATGCGTCTCGGTGGGCCTGACCGCCGCCGGGGCCGAGCGCGAGGGACGCACGGTGCGCGTCGTCGACGTGCCGATGCAGTCGGCGAGTGGCGCCGGCATCCTCGCCGACGGCTACGAGGGTGCGGCGAGGCTCGTCGTCGACCTCGAGCGCGGCACGGTGATCGGGGCCACCTTCGTCGGGCAGGATGTCGCCGAATTGCTGCAGTCGGCGACCATCGCGATCGTCGGCGAGGTGCCGATCGCCCGACTCTGGCACGCCGTGCCGGCGTTCCCGACGATGAGCGAGGTGTGGCTGCGACTGCTCGAGGCACTCGGCCGGCCCGCCGACGCGTCCGCAGACGCCCGCGCGTCGGAGTCGCGGGAGTCGGCCGATGACGCGGAGTCCGCCGCGTGA
- a CDS encoding arginase family protein, which produces MPATFVVVPQWQGSVSSRAMSHADGATAILGDLPSSSTILVEVPTEAGESLGTGVLRYSTLLRVRNRTAEVLERVPDWALTIGGDCGASVAAVAHASTRSSGDLAVLWLDAHPDLNTPESSPSGGFGGMTLRAIVGDGADGLALDADTRVAPERLVLGGIRAIDDEERRFIDDHGVATLTVEDLSDPSVVIAALEATGASQVFVHVDLDVLDPSALAGLSYPMPFGIGAAELVALIRAVVARFPLAGAAIAGFAPATPDAAEDDLPTILRVVGALTSGTDGAATR; this is translated from the coding sequence ATGCCCGCTACCTTCGTCGTCGTCCCGCAATGGCAGGGATCCGTCTCCTCCCGGGCGATGAGCCACGCCGATGGTGCCACCGCCATCCTCGGCGACCTGCCCTCGTCGTCCACCATCCTCGTCGAGGTGCCCACCGAGGCGGGCGAGTCGCTCGGCACGGGGGTGCTCCGCTACAGCACCCTGCTTCGCGTGCGCAACCGCACCGCCGAGGTGCTCGAGCGCGTCCCCGACTGGGCGCTCACGATCGGCGGCGACTGCGGGGCATCCGTCGCCGCCGTCGCGCACGCCTCGACGCGGTCGTCCGGCGATCTCGCGGTGCTCTGGCTCGACGCGCACCCCGACCTGAACACCCCCGAGTCCTCGCCGTCGGGCGGCTTCGGCGGCATGACCCTGCGCGCCATCGTGGGCGACGGAGCCGACGGGCTCGCACTCGACGCCGACACGCGCGTCGCTCCCGAGCGGCTCGTGCTCGGCGGCATCCGTGCCATCGACGACGAGGAGCGCCGCTTCATCGACGACCACGGCGTCGCGACCCTCACCGTCGAAGACCTCTCCGACCCGTCGGTCGTCATCGCCGCGCTCGAGGCGACGGGCGCCTCGCAGGTGTTCGTGCACGTCGACCTCGACGTGCTCGACCCGTCGGCGCTCGCCGGGCTCTCGTACCCCATGCCGTTCGGCATCGGCGCCGCCGAGCTCGTCGCGCTCATCCGGGCCGTCGTGGCGCGGTTCCCGCTCGCCGGCGCTGCGATCGCCGGGTTCGCCCCGGCCACGCCCGACGCCGCCGAAGACGACCTGCCCACCATCCTGCGCGTCGTCGGCGCGCTCACCTCCGGCACGGACGGCGCCGCGACGCGCTGA
- a CDS encoding NAD-dependent epimerase/dehydratase family protein has product MDATIRNTGDEVWAITGASGRIGTVLRQAMLPEVAHLVLIDVVPPQQLDARERAPHAELGDPASLRAALQGVDGVVHLAAVPDEADFHDLVEANVIGTYHLLEAARQAGVRRVLLASTGRVIGMYDVGERVDVTKPTRPDGLYAVTKTTVEQLGRLYAEKFGLEVVALRIGAFKARPAEARDLSIWVSHADAARAFLAAMRHEPITFETMFAYSDNRDGSVDLEAGRRLGFEPLDDAAVHREEIPGRPGPVTSGPMGGDLASPEFTLSKQRPF; this is encoded by the coding sequence ATGGACGCGACAATTCGAAACACCGGCGACGAGGTCTGGGCGATCACGGGTGCATCCGGTCGCATCGGCACGGTGCTCCGCCAGGCGATGCTCCCCGAGGTGGCGCACCTCGTGCTCATCGACGTCGTGCCGCCGCAGCAGCTCGATGCTCGCGAGAGGGCGCCGCACGCGGAGCTCGGAGACCCCGCGTCGCTGCGCGCCGCACTGCAGGGTGTCGACGGGGTCGTGCACCTCGCGGCGGTTCCCGATGAGGCGGACTTCCATGATCTCGTGGAGGCGAACGTCATCGGCACCTACCACCTCCTCGAGGCGGCGCGGCAGGCGGGTGTACGGCGGGTGCTCCTCGCGAGCACGGGCCGCGTCATCGGCATGTACGACGTCGGCGAGCGCGTCGACGTGACGAAGCCCACCCGCCCCGACGGGTTGTACGCGGTCACGAAGACGACGGTCGAGCAGCTCGGCCGTCTCTACGCCGAGAAGTTCGGCCTCGAGGTCGTCGCACTGCGCATCGGGGCGTTCAAGGCGCGGCCCGCAGAGGCGCGCGACCTCAGCATCTGGGTGAGTCACGCAGATGCCGCCCGCGCGTTCCTCGCCGCGATGCGGCACGAGCCGATCACGTTCGAGACGATGTTCGCGTACTCCGACAATCGCGATGGCTCCGTCGACCTCGAGGCCGGGCGCCGACTGGGCTTCGAGCCGCTCGACGATGCCGCCGTCCACCGAGAGGAGATCCCCGGCCGGCCCGGTCCGGTGACGAGCGGTCCCATGGGCGGCGACCTCGCGAGCCCCGAGTTCACGCTCTCGAAGCAGCGCCCCTTCTGA
- a CDS encoding PspA/IM30 family protein: MAKQSIFGRISQLLRANINGLIDQAEDPQLMLDQMVRDFTNSIADAEAAIAETIGNLRLLEDDHREDVEAAREWGEKAIAASRKGDELRSAGDASGADKFDNLAKVALSRQISAENEAKAAEPQIAAQTEVVDKLKSGLNGMKEKLVQLQNKRSELVARAKTADAQRQVHDAVKSIDILDPTSEIGRFEDKIRREEAVVRGQAELAASSLDAQFNELDDLGELTEVDARLAELKAGGTSQGAISG; this comes from the coding sequence ATGGCAAAGCAGTCCATCTTCGGACGCATCTCGCAGCTCCTGCGGGCCAACATCAACGGCCTCATCGACCAGGCTGAAGACCCCCAGTTGATGCTGGACCAGATGGTTCGCGACTTCACGAACTCCATCGCCGACGCCGAGGCGGCGATCGCAGAGACCATCGGCAACCTGCGCCTCCTCGAGGACGATCACCGCGAAGACGTCGAAGCCGCTCGCGAGTGGGGCGAGAAGGCCATTGCCGCGAGCCGCAAGGGCGACGAGCTGCGCTCGGCCGGCGACGCGTCGGGCGCCGACAAGTTCGACAACCTCGCGAAGGTCGCCCTGAGCCGCCAGATCTCGGCCGAGAACGAGGCGAAGGCCGCCGAGCCGCAGATCGCGGCGCAGACCGAGGTCGTCGACAAGCTGAAGTCGGGCCTGAACGGCATGAAGGAGAAGCTCGTCCAGCTGCAGAACAAGCGCTCCGAGCTCGTCGCCCGTGCGAAGACCGCCGATGCGCAGCGACAGGTGCACGACGCCGTCAAGTCGATCGACATCCTCGATCCCACGAGCGAGATCGGCCGCTTCGAGGACAAGATCCGCCGCGAAGAGGCGGTCGTGCGCGGCCAGGCCGAGCTCGCCGCCTCGAGCCTCGACGCACAGTTCAACGAACTCGACGACCTCGGCGAGCTCACCGAGGTCGATGCGCGCCTCGCCGAGCTGAAGGCGGGCGGCACCTCGCAGGGCGCCATCTCGGGCTGA
- a CDS encoding TPM domain-containing protein, translated as MQPVRRGSIVLALLAGVVIVAATPALAWAEDPVSFGSSPVVDTVGALGGSLDDVERAIDEAADASGRQLFVAYVDEFTNPAAADAWADETAIANNLGAEDYLLAVAIDGRAYYLSADAGASLSDEELNRISLEVIEPELRDGDWAGAAIAGAEAIGGTGQGGGGGGVGWGFIWFLVIAGAVVIVIAIVLARRKKRKQAEGGVTAGGPPLPSLDELRRTAGSALVQADDAVKTSEEELGFAVASYGEEATADFRAALDGAKAKIAEAFTLQQRLDDAEPDSDDERRAWYGAIIQLTGEADALLDEQAERFDELRDLERTAPEALARVESAAATAEGAIAPAAERLTQLQARYAASALAPVADNPAQAQARMTFAREELAEASAAITQGEAAKAAVGIRAAEESVDQAQLLASAVERLATDLEAADQAVVAGVAELDRDVQTARAVADESVRALAERVAADAAALRSALAEAPRDPLALQARLAQVDAEIDAAIQRARDAAEQAARAQAQLSRSLLAARSQVRAAEDYLVARRGAVGAEARTRLAEAGRLLVEAEATAPSDPAAALATAQRAEQLARTALSLAEQDVGGFGGTMGGFGGPMGGTSGGGGGDLFGAVLGGILINSVLGGGGGGGGGFGGFGGGGGRGGGFGGFGGGGRSPGSFGGSGTRSRRGSGGRF; from the coding sequence ATGCAGCCGGTACGCAGGGGTTCGATTGTCCTGGCACTGCTCGCCGGGGTGGTGATCGTCGCTGCAACACCCGCTCTCGCATGGGCTGAAGACCCCGTCTCATTCGGCTCCTCGCCCGTCGTCGACACCGTCGGCGCGCTCGGCGGCAGCCTCGACGACGTCGAGCGGGCGATCGACGAGGCCGCCGATGCCAGCGGTCGCCAGCTCTTCGTGGCGTACGTCGACGAGTTCACCAATCCGGCAGCAGCCGACGCCTGGGCCGACGAGACGGCGATCGCCAACAACCTCGGCGCCGAGGACTACCTCCTCGCCGTCGCCATCGACGGACGCGCGTACTACCTGTCGGCCGATGCCGGCGCGTCGCTCAGCGATGAGGAGCTGAACCGCATCAGCCTCGAGGTGATCGAGCCCGAGCTGCGCGACGGCGACTGGGCGGGGGCCGCGATCGCCGGCGCCGAGGCGATCGGCGGCACCGGTCAGGGCGGCGGCGGAGGCGGTGTCGGCTGGGGCTTCATCTGGTTCCTCGTGATCGCCGGCGCCGTCGTCATCGTCATCGCGATCGTGCTCGCGCGTCGCAAGAAGCGCAAGCAGGCTGAGGGCGGTGTCACCGCAGGTGGTCCGCCGCTCCCCTCGCTCGACGAGCTCCGGCGCACCGCGGGCAGCGCGCTCGTGCAGGCCGACGACGCGGTGAAGACGAGTGAGGAGGAGCTCGGCTTCGCGGTCGCCTCCTACGGCGAAGAGGCCACGGCCGACTTCCGCGCGGCGCTCGACGGCGCGAAGGCCAAGATCGCCGAGGCGTTCACGCTGCAGCAGCGCCTCGACGATGCCGAGCCCGACAGCGACGACGAGCGGCGCGCCTGGTACGGCGCCATCATCCAGCTCACCGGCGAGGCCGACGCCCTGCTCGACGAGCAGGCGGAGCGCTTCGACGAGCTCCGCGACCTCGAGCGCACCGCGCCCGAGGCGCTCGCGCGAGTCGAGTCGGCGGCCGCGACCGCCGAGGGCGCCATCGCGCCGGCCGCAGAGCGACTCACACAATTGCAGGCGCGGTACGCCGCGTCGGCGCTCGCTCCAGTCGCCGACAACCCCGCGCAGGCGCAGGCGCGCATGACGTTCGCCCGCGAGGAGCTCGCCGAGGCGAGCGCGGCGATCACGCAGGGCGAAGCGGCGAAGGCGGCCGTCGGCATCCGGGCCGCCGAGGAGTCCGTCGATCAGGCGCAGCTCCTCGCGAGCGCGGTCGAGCGGCTCGCGACCGACCTCGAGGCCGCCGATCAGGCGGTCGTCGCCGGGGTCGCCGAGCTCGATCGCGACGTGCAGACCGCTCGCGCCGTGGCCGATGAGTCCGTCCGGGCCCTCGCCGAGCGCGTCGCGGCCGACGCTGCTGCGCTGCGTTCGGCGCTCGCCGAGGCCCCGCGTGACCCGCTCGCGCTCCAGGCACGACTCGCGCAGGTCGACGCCGAGATCGACGCCGCCATCCAGCGCGCCCGAGACGCAGCGGAGCAGGCAGCGCGCGCCCAAGCCCAGCTGAGCAGGTCGCTCCTCGCCGCGAGGTCCCAGGTGCGTGCGGCCGAGGACTACCTGGTGGCACGCCGCGGAGCCGTGGGCGCCGAAGCACGCACTCGCCTCGCCGAGGCGGGCCGGCTGCTCGTCGAGGCCGAGGCGACCGCGCCCTCGGACCCCGCCGCGGCGCTCGCGACCGCGCAGCGGGCGGAGCAGCTCGCCCGCACGGCGCTCTCGCTCGCCGAGCAGGACGTCGGCGGCTTCGGCGGCACCATGGGCGGCTTCGGCGGCCCGATGGGCGGCACGAGCGGCGGAGGCGGCGGCGACCTGTTCGGGGCGGTGCTCGGCGGCATCCTGATCAACTCCGTGCTCGGCGGCGGCGGAGGGGGTGGCGGCGGCTTCGGCGGATTCGGCGGGGGCGGGGGCCGTGGCGGCGGATTCGGCGGATTCGGAGGGGGCGGCCGCTCCCCCGGAAGCTTCGGCGGCTCCGGAACGCGCTCGCGGCGCGGGAGCGGAGGCCGATTCTGA
- a CDS encoding sigma-70 family RNA polymerase sigma factor, whose protein sequence is MSGSWDAVATALVVERGDALSRYAYLLTGSVDDAADLVQDALVRTFGTPRFSLTVPRAEAYVRRAILNAVIDRSRRDGTWRRVRHLTLAPSSVESPADASDERLDLIERVRALAPRQAACIVLRYYEDLTVEGIASVLGISQGAVKRYLSDGLRALSSAIDPAGERSARTGGSNVGT, encoded by the coding sequence GTGAGCGGGTCGTGGGACGCCGTGGCCACCGCGCTGGTGGTCGAGCGCGGTGACGCGCTCAGCAGGTACGCGTACCTGCTCACCGGCAGCGTCGACGATGCGGCCGATCTCGTGCAGGACGCGCTCGTACGCACGTTCGGCACACCGCGCTTCAGCCTCACGGTGCCACGCGCCGAGGCGTATGTGCGCCGGGCGATCCTGAACGCCGTGATCGACCGCTCGAGGCGCGACGGCACCTGGCGTCGAGTACGGCACCTGACGCTCGCGCCGTCGTCGGTCGAGTCGCCGGCCGACGCCAGCGACGAACGGCTCGACCTCATCGAACGGGTGCGGGCGCTCGCACCCCGCCAGGCGGCGTGCATCGTGCTGCGCTACTACGAGGACCTCACGGTCGAGGGCATCGCCTCGGTGCTCGGCATCAGCCAAGGCGCGGTCAAGCGCTACCTGAGCGATGGCCTCCGTGCGCTCTCCTCCGCGATCGATCCGGCGGGCGAACGGTCCGCGCGAACGGGAGGCAGCAATGTCGGCACCTGA
- a CDS encoding ROK family transcriptional regulator has translation MRSAQGTPSWLGAVNDRVGLSALLDHGPLTRNRICELVGVSKPTASMMMTRLIAAGVIEERGQVGGNPGRSATLYAARTDRPLGVAIAIDANELRASVVDAAGSPRPVVRFGLPRSADDRSAVGEVAAAIRDASAAAGTDPAVVHSVCIGTAGYVDPGGEGRLFSETLPGWPVTGLRTTLESELGVAVFIENDVNLAALAERESGAGEGRDVFALLWLGNGIGASFDVAGDLHRGSFGGAGEIGFLPLSAEARALDPEATSSQDLAGSIGVRRMARARGLEAADYRATLEAVVASEAHDEFFDELGERVAHIALPLLATLDPGRLVLAGPTAVAGGSRLADAVERDIRRLSRWYPEVVATRVDDDPVLAGAQVFLTAKVRDDLLGTVARLSVP, from the coding sequence ATGCGGTCGGCACAGGGCACCCCCTCATGGCTCGGCGCGGTCAACGACCGCGTGGGCCTCTCGGCGCTGCTCGACCACGGACCGCTCACGCGCAACCGCATCTGCGAGCTCGTGGGCGTCTCCAAGCCCACCGCGTCCATGATGATGACCCGCCTGATCGCGGCCGGCGTCATCGAGGAGCGCGGCCAGGTCGGCGGCAATCCCGGACGCAGCGCGACCCTCTACGCCGCGCGCACCGACCGGCCGCTCGGCGTCGCGATCGCGATCGACGCGAACGAGCTGCGTGCGAGCGTCGTCGATGCGGCGGGAAGCCCCCGCCCGGTGGTCAGGTTCGGGCTTCCCCGTTCCGCCGACGACCGTTCAGCCGTCGGCGAGGTCGCGGCCGCCATCCGCGACGCGAGCGCCGCAGCGGGCACCGACCCCGCAGTGGTGCACTCCGTCTGCATCGGCACCGCCGGGTACGTCGACCCCGGCGGCGAGGGCAGGCTCTTCAGTGAGACCCTGCCGGGCTGGCCGGTCACGGGCCTGCGCACGACCCTCGAGTCCGAGCTCGGCGTCGCGGTGTTCATCGAGAACGACGTGAACCTCGCCGCGCTCGCCGAGCGGGAGTCGGGCGCCGGCGAGGGTCGGGACGTGTTCGCGCTGCTCTGGCTCGGCAACGGCATCGGCGCCTCGTTCGACGTGGCAGGCGACCTGCACCGGGGCAGCTTCGGCGGCGCCGGTGAGATCGGGTTCCTCCCCCTCTCGGCCGAGGCGCGCGCGCTCGACCCCGAGGCGACGAGCAGCCAGGACCTCGCCGGGTCCATCGGCGTGCGCCGCATGGCCCGCGCCCGCGGCCTCGAGGCGGCCGACTACCGCGCCACGCTCGAAGCCGTGGTCGCGAGCGAGGCGCACGACGAGTTCTTCGACGAGCTCGGCGAACGCGTCGCGCACATCGCACTGCCGTTGCTCGCGACCCTCGATCCGGGCCGGCTCGTGCTCGCCGGCCCGACCGCAGTCGCCGGCGGATCACGACTCGCCGACGCGGTGGAGCGGGACATCCGTCGCCTCAGCCGCTGGTATCCCGAGGTCGTCGCGACCCGCGTCGACGACGACCCGGTGCTCGCCGGCGCCCAGGTGTTCCTCACCGCGAAGGTGCGCGACGACCTGCTCGGCACCGTGGCCCGGCTGAGCGTGCCCTGA
- a CDS encoding iron ABC transporter ATP-binding protein, translating into MPRPIRLPRPRPAGLALAAAASVMLLSGCVPESPAATETAAPPSGSATPAPSGEPTESAVPTEEPTPFAIACDELVTNDQMYAFNPNFGADPGYAPSAAGITAVVDESGTACGWLNQTSGDVIEIGVATLPPGALEQHKNEAALGSNVVPTYGTPPDIEGYFRQVAGSGEAQVFRGTYWIVIDSAALFEPGDAQQLVTAVLGNLPAV; encoded by the coding sequence ATGCCGCGCCCGATCCGCCTGCCCCGCCCCCGTCCTGCCGGCCTCGCACTCGCCGCAGCGGCCTCCGTCATGCTCCTCAGCGGATGCGTCCCCGAGTCGCCCGCCGCGACCGAGACCGCCGCACCCCCCAGCGGCTCTGCGACGCCCGCCCCGTCGGGCGAGCCGACCGAGTCGGCGGTGCCGACCGAGGAGCCGACGCCCTTCGCGATCGCGTGCGACGAGCTCGTCACCAACGACCAGATGTACGCGTTCAATCCCAACTTCGGCGCCGACCCCGGCTACGCCCCGTCGGCCGCCGGCATCACCGCCGTCGTCGACGAGTCCGGCACCGCCTGCGGCTGGCTCAACCAGACGAGCGGCGACGTGATCGAGATCGGCGTCGCAACCCTTCCGCCCGGTGCGCTCGAACAGCACAAGAACGAGGCGGCGCTCGGTTCGAACGTCGTGCCCACCTACGGGACGCCGCCCGACATCGAGGGCTACTTCCGCCAGGTCGCCGGCAGCGGCGAGGCGCAGGTGTTCCGCGGCACCTACTGGATCGTGATCGACTCCGCGGCGCTCTTCGAGCCCGGTGACGCCCAGCAGCTCGTCACCGCCGTCCTCGGCAACCTGCCGGCCGTCTGA